The sequence below is a genomic window from Setaria italica strain Yugu1 chromosome IV, Setaria_italica_v2.0, whole genome shotgun sequence.
AGAGTGGCTCACCAGACGTAGCACTATCACTGTCAGCTACATTTAAATCAAACAACACGTTGCTTGTTTTATGTGAAGAAGCTGATAGGGACTTCTCTGCATCGGGAGTCCGTCGAGGTGAAGCTGGTCGAAAGGCACTGGTTGCAGCGGAGCCTTTCCAGCCAAGTTCACCTTCAAAGTGGAGTCGAGCTGGAAACACAGATGAGCCTCTTGAAGCAGCCACAGCTTTAGGCATTGACAAATTGACAGAATTACTAAGGATGGACTTTGGATTACAGTCAGCTTCCTCAGGACACTGATTTTCATTGAGGTCTAAGTTCCCCAGTTCCACACGCCGTGTATGTTTCCTACTCAACGGACCACTGCCATCTGTAATGCCTGATCCATCCTCCTTAAGAGATGAGGAACTTCCTGAATCAGCACCTGTAGTGGAAGATTTATTGTCATTCAGTTCATCAGGTACAGGCTGCCGCCGTGCTTCCAAGTCAGGACTATCAGCATTCCTGGAATTAATATCAGGAGAACCACAAAAGGGCCCTCTGTAGTCGATGACCTCCCGTTCTACCTCAATAGCTACCAGACGTGCTACTTCTAGTGCATCTGTATCATCATACTCTGTTAGTCGTGTTGATTTCTCCCCTTTCAATACAGTTGATTTTGTGTCTGTTGCCTTCGAGGAACCCCCAAAACTCTTCATGCATCTCTTCAATATATAATCACTGCCCATGCCCATATCATCTGTACTAGATGATGGTGTAGGTCCCTCTTCTTTGCCTGTACTTTCCTCAGACAAATCTTGCAACTCACGGGTTACAACAGCAAGATGGTTTAAAGTATCTGCTGTATCCTTCTCCAGATGTGGTCTACCTGCTGCAAATGGCTCAGATTCCTTGATACATGAGCTAGTTGAAACAATATTATCCTCCAAATCCATTTTGCTACTAACAAACAGCCTTTGAGGTTTATTAGGCTCTACAGACATGGCCGCTGGAGTAGCATCCGAAGGTGCATCTTGCCCAGAACCACTCTTTGCATTGATAGAGTTTGATCGGAGTATGCCATTAGCGGACAAATCTACATCATTTGAAGCAGAAGTTTCCTTGGTAATGGACTGTCCATCTTCTAAACCCACATGACATGTGGATGTAGGGGATGGTACCAAGTTCTTCGAATCTCCTAATGTCGTCTTTCCATTTGACAAATTTGGTGATGCCGGCCCCAGTGGTTGCTTTGTTGCATCTGTATTATCATTGGTTAGAGAAGGATCAGGCAAAGGTGCATCTGAACAAGTTGTCACCTCAGGTTTTGGTTCATCAACAGTATTTTCAACTTCGTTTGCTACACTCTGTTTGTCAATTTCTGTCTTGAGGCTAACTTCTGGAGACTTCTGATCAGTCTGGCATGCCTCCTCTGTATTAAAATGTTCAGCATTTGCACCATATTTTGGTACAGTGCTCCACTTCTGACAGAGTGCTCTGGCCTTTTGGTTGATCACAGCATTTCCATGGGCAAGTAGGTGATTAACGGTAGACATAACTCCACAAGAAGTTGAGTGCTCACTATTGATTGGAAGGCACTCCAACGCAGTTAATATTGCAACTATTAGATCCTCAGCTGAACTGCTGACCTTCTCGCCACAATTTTGAGCATCCTGAAGCCAATGGTTTAGGAAGCCAACACCGTTGAGCTGAACGAAATGTTGAAGACACTCTTCGTTTTTGGTGGATGCTAATGTGTTTGCAGCCGTAGAACATTGCCTTATCATGTCGGCTGTGTTAATCTCAGCAGCATCCTTTAGCTTCTGGATCTCAGATATAAGCTCCGCGATTCTTGCAGCAGTTGAAATGCCATCCTTCATCTCGGTAAGAGTGAAGAAATCCTCAAGCATCTTGCCTTGAGCACTTTACCGCTGCTCTGCTAATTTACCCTTAGACAGAATTTTTCTTTTGGCTCCGAAGTTCACCAAAATTCATTCAGTTGACAAAATTTCCTGAAAGAAGCATAGTAATTCAGTCAACAAGTACTACAGGCAGACTGTGAACAAAATCATCAGTGCACATGAATCATGTGGGCAAGAGTTTGTTGTCAAAGGAAATATGAACAGCTGGCGTTTAGTTTCATTTCAACTTCAGGGCACACAAGCAAGTCACTTAACACATCAGATTACAGGTAAAGCTATTTGTATAGAGCATCTTTACAAGTGAGTAACTTGGCACAGGCAAACTAGCCTCAAGCTCTAAGCATCGAGTAGTATACCACAATCTGAGGCCAAACCGCGTATAAATGTGCTTTATCAAACGTTGTTGGTATCAAATCAATAGCGGTTCATAAAGCTAATGGTTGTTGGAGTACCTGTGGTGCTCTGCCGGTGTCATATCAGCTTAGGCACACTGAACTCCCCAAGAGTGATTTGTTTGAGACGTCCTCTGCAAGAGAAAGTAGCACCAAGTGAGCAATCAATGTCGTCTCGTACAGTGTATTTTGCATGGATCTTTAGCGGATGGATTATTGGTTTTTTAAGAAACGAAATGAGATGAGGAACTGGTCCTTGCGCTggtgagaaaagaaaaaaaaagaatttgtgGCATAGAACAAAGAAAGAGTGATTTGATTCCATTCTGGAGAAACGAGACTAGACATCTATGTAAAGGAATGGGAAATTGTAGGAATCGAAGGCATGGGGGTCGAGTTGAGGCCGAGGCCGAACAAGATAAACCTCGAGAGGCGCCGCGAACATTAAAATCCCCATCCGCGAGAAACAGAGAATCCGTCAATCCgcgagaaagaaagaaagaaagaaagaaagaaatagacCAGAAATCGAGGATGGCGTGGGGGAGAAAgaaggatggattgagaaggaGGAGAAATTGACCGGAGCCATATTACAgagtacatatatatatacaataaacAGGAGGTTAGGGTTTCTTACCAAGCAATGGAATCGAAGGCAAAGGCAGGAGGGGAATCCCGAATTGGGGGGGACGGGCCACGAGTCGACGGCAAGAAATAGAGAatcagcagcggcggcgacgagggagggggcggcgggagaCCTGGATCTGGGTGGAGGGGGAGCCGTGCTGGGGCGTtccgctccgctccgctccgtTCCGCGCGGGGAGAAAGGGGGAGGTGAAAGAGAGAGCCTTGACGGCTTGGGGTGGGGTGGCTTGCCTTTGGGTTGGCTGGCTGGCTAGCTTGCcccggagctggagctggagctggagctggagtaCACACCATACACGCACACCCCAACCAACCTCAACTCTGCCAGGACCTGTGAATTAGtacatcttttttttattttataatctTCATCTTTTTAGTATCCACGGGTACAATCCAACTCTTCGTTAC
It includes:
- the LOC101762029 gene encoding uncharacterized protein LOC101762029; the protein is MLEDFFTLTEMKDGISTAARIAELISEIQKLKDAAEINTADMIRQCSTAANTLASTKNEECLQHFVQLNGVGFLNHWLQDAQNCGEKVSSSAEDLIVAILTALECLPINSEHSTSCGVMSTVNHLLAHGNAVINQKARALCQKWSTVPKYGANAEHFNTEEACQTDQKSPEVSLKTEIDKQSVANEVENTVDEPKPEVTTCSDAPLPDPSLTNDNTDATKQPLGPASPNLSNGKTTLGDSKNLVPSPTSTCHVGLEDGQSITKETSASNDVDLSANGILRSNSINAKSGSGQDAPSDATPAAMSVEPNKPQRLFVSSKMDLEDNIVSTSSCIKESEPFAAGRPHLEKDTADTLNHLAVVTRELQDLSEESTGKEEGPTPSSSTDDMGMGSDYILKRCMKSFGGSSKATDTKSTVLKGEKSTRLTEYDDTDALEVARLVAIEVEREVIDYRGPFCGSPDINSRNADSPDLEARRQPVPDELNDNKSSTTGADSGSSSSLKEDGSGITDGSGPLSRKHTRRVELGNLDLNENQCPEEADCNPKSILSNSVNLSMPKAVAASRGSSVFPARLHFEGELGWKGSAATSAFRPASPRRTPDAEKSLSASSHKTSNVLFDLNVADSDSATSGEPLSTAILPASSDLASKGASTAVGVSGGLKLDLNFSCGDEEDVTTASNLPPLWNRQQFNGNWSQPSSSSSSRQPAVRNFDLNDSMSIADGSGRGMDGSSVKALAKDTSDHSAVTIMGKRIIVGQQEHGQHYQHNFLGLSAESRVPARSIQSFAHTSDYNGVSYPSQPAMPFPPAFFAPGGVPYMVDAKGAPVIPPLSGLSLGISHPSFNTRATPPSSNELSYYHPSMDFNYRLPSEGARREAGSYWPVSYQGHTVFMDERMRNMSQGGSSGLVTKRKEPESGWDMYSRR